One Hyphomicrobium sp. CS1GBMeth3 DNA window includes the following coding sequences:
- the purH gene encoding bifunctional phosphoribosylaminoimidazolecarboxamide formyltransferase/IMP cyclohydrolase: MKDPNPRIRRALISLSDKTGLDDLAHALAEWNVTLISTGGTAAKLKGAGFAVQDVADVTGFPEMLDGRVKTLHPAIHGGLLAVRGNAEHIAAAEEHGIAAIDLLVVNLYPFEETLAKGASFDDCVENIDIGGPAMIRAAAKNHASVTVIVDRADYDALLAEMRANSGKTTPAFRKRMAAKAYARTAAYDGAISNWLGAVANSEDGSATGFPPTFSLQYRKAIDMRYGENPHQKGAFYVARDAEPGTVAGARQLLGKELSYNNIGDSDAALECVKSFSDKAACVIVKHANPCGVAEADTISDAYDLAYRTDPESAFGGIIAFNRELDGATAAKIVERQFVEVILAPSVTDDAKDAIATKKNVRLLVTGAWPLAATPRLDARTVAGGLLVQDADLALYEGLQVVSKRQPTPAEMADLLFAWKVAKFVKSNAIVYAKDGATIGIGAGQMSRVNSSRIAAIKAEMAGLDIKGSAVASDAFFPFADGLLSAAEAGARAVIQPGGSLRDEEVIRAADEAGLAMVLTGMRHFRH; the protein is encoded by the coding sequence ATGAAAGACCCCAATCCGAGAATCCGGCGCGCGCTAATCTCGCTCTCGGACAAGACCGGCCTCGATGACCTCGCTCACGCGCTTGCCGAGTGGAACGTGACGCTGATCTCGACGGGCGGCACGGCTGCGAAGCTCAAGGGCGCCGGGTTTGCCGTCCAGGACGTGGCGGACGTCACGGGCTTTCCCGAGATGCTCGACGGGCGCGTGAAGACGCTGCACCCGGCAATCCACGGCGGCCTGCTCGCCGTGCGTGGCAACGCCGAGCATATCGCAGCAGCCGAGGAGCACGGCATCGCCGCCATCGACCTGCTTGTGGTCAACCTCTATCCATTCGAGGAGACGCTCGCGAAGGGTGCCTCGTTCGACGATTGCGTCGAGAACATCGACATCGGCGGGCCGGCCATGATCCGCGCCGCGGCCAAGAACCACGCCTCGGTGACGGTGATCGTCGACAGGGCTGACTACGACGCCTTGCTCGCCGAGATGCGCGCCAACAGCGGCAAGACGACACCCGCGTTCCGCAAGCGCATGGCGGCGAAAGCCTATGCACGGACGGCGGCATACGATGGCGCGATCAGCAATTGGCTCGGTGCTGTCGCGAATAGCGAGGACGGCTCGGCGACTGGCTTCCCGCCAACGTTCTCGTTGCAATACCGCAAGGCGATCGACATGCGCTACGGCGAGAACCCGCATCAGAAGGGCGCGTTCTATGTGGCGCGCGATGCCGAGCCCGGCACCGTTGCGGGCGCGCGCCAGCTCCTCGGCAAGGAGCTGTCCTACAACAACATCGGCGACAGCGACGCGGCGCTCGAGTGCGTAAAATCGTTCTCCGACAAGGCGGCATGCGTCATCGTCAAGCACGCCAACCCGTGCGGCGTGGCGGAAGCCGATACGATCAGCGACGCCTACGACCTCGCCTATCGCACGGATCCAGAGTCTGCCTTTGGTGGCATCATCGCCTTCAACCGTGAACTGGACGGCGCCACGGCGGCCAAGATCGTGGAGCGGCAGTTCGTCGAGGTCATTCTGGCGCCGTCGGTGACGGACGACGCCAAGGACGCAATTGCGACCAAGAAGAACGTGCGCCTGCTCGTCACCGGCGCCTGGCCGCTGGCGGCGACGCCGCGTCTCGACGCGCGCACTGTGGCGGGCGGCCTTCTCGTGCAGGATGCGGACCTCGCGCTCTACGAGGGCCTGCAAGTGGTCAGCAAGCGGCAGCCGACGCCGGCGGAGATGGCGGATCTGTTGTTCGCCTGGAAGGTGGCGAAGTTCGTCAAGTCGAACGCCATCGTCTACGCGAAGGACGGCGCGACGATCGGCATCGGCGCCGGGCAAATGAGCCGGGTCAATTCCTCGCGCATCGCTGCGATCAAGGCCGAGATGGCCGGGCTCGACATCAAGGGCTCGGCGGTTGCCTCGGATGCGTTTTTCCCGTTCGCGGACGGACTGCTTTCGGCGGCGGAAGCCGGGGCCAGGGCGGTCATCCAGCCGGGCGGATCGCTGCGCGACGAGGAGGTGATCCGCGCCGCGGACGAAGCCGGTCTCGCGATGGTGCTGACCGGCATGCGCCACTTCCGGCACTGA
- a CDS encoding GNAT family N-acetyltransferase, with amino-acid sequence MAEAPRITLRPATRADFTLIRRWLARPDIQDWWGPVTATEAEVNLALGAEHAICRLIEADGEPVGYAHAVDATLWGDNLPDELEPGTWDLDLFVATEKHRGKGVGQVALRLLRDEVFATTLAVAVCVFPSVRNERAVRAYEKAGFRWQSVWHDPQSGPAWFMVARRGDAEK; translated from the coding sequence ATGGCCGAGGCCCCGCGCATCACGCTGCGGCCGGCGACGCGCGCCGATTTCACCCTCATCCGCCGCTGGCTTGCACGACCAGATATTCAGGACTGGTGGGGACCAGTCACGGCGACGGAAGCGGAGGTCAATCTGGCACTCGGGGCCGAGCACGCGATCTGCCGTCTCATTGAGGCCGACGGCGAGCCTGTTGGATACGCCCACGCGGTCGACGCGACGCTGTGGGGTGACAACCTTCCCGACGAGCTTGAGCCCGGCACGTGGGACCTCGATCTCTTCGTTGCGACGGAGAAGCATCGCGGCAAGGGAGTCGGACAGGTGGCGCTGCGGCTCTTGCGCGACGAGGTGTTCGCGACGACGCTTGCGGTCGCCGTTTGCGTCTTTCCATCGGTCAGGAACGAACGGGCCGTGCGCGCCTACGAGAAGGCCGGCTTTCGGTGGCAGAGCGTGTGGCATGACCCACAGAGTGGACCGGCATGGTTCATGGTCGCCAGACGCGGCGATGCCGAGAAATGA